A region of Nostoc sp. 'Peltigera membranacea cyanobiont' N6 DNA encodes the following proteins:
- a CDS encoding CPBP family intramembrane glutamic endopeptidase, with protein MVEQQKQEPEIPYLTRIQVLGAMGATAIILLIVAKLSLHFGNFSLFSWKWNQKDLLLGVGLGFVITALSGIAYRVWTPYRKSADYYLEVVLKPLALPDLIWLGLLPGLSEELLFRGVMLSALGLDNVAVIVSSLCFGILHFSGSQQWPYVIWATIVGMILAYSALLTGNLLVPIVAHMITNWTSSYFWKMWQLRQLKNM; from the coding sequence GTGGTTGAACAACAAAAGCAAGAGCCAGAAATTCCATATCTGACACGCATCCAAGTACTTGGGGCAATGGGAGCGACTGCAATCATTTTGTTGATAGTCGCCAAATTGTCATTGCACTTTGGTAACTTTTCCCTATTTTCCTGGAAGTGGAACCAGAAGGATTTGCTGTTGGGTGTAGGATTGGGGTTTGTCATCACCGCGTTAAGTGGCATAGCCTATCGCGTTTGGACTCCCTACCGTAAAAGTGCAGATTATTATTTAGAAGTGGTACTAAAGCCCTTAGCCTTACCAGATTTAATTTGGTTGGGGTTGCTACCGGGTTTGAGTGAAGAATTATTATTTCGGGGTGTAATGCTGTCAGCTTTAGGCTTGGATAATGTCGCTGTCATTGTATCTAGTCTTTGCTTTGGCATCTTGCATTTTAGCGGTTCTCAACAATGGCCTTATGTGATTTGGGCAACGATTGTTGGGATGATATTGGCATATAGCGCCTTGCTCACGGGAAACTTATTAGTGCCGATTGTCGCTCACATGATTACTAATTGGACTTCTAGCTATTTCTGGAAAATGTGGCAATTGCGACAATTAAAAAATATGTAG
- the purN gene encoding phosphoribosylglycinamide formyltransferase: MTFRPDSTPSLVSPSISDCQQVAPLKLGIMASGNGSNFDVVAQAIQDGQLNAQIQVLIYNNPSAKAAVRAANRGVEAVLLNHRNYKIREELDEKIVQTLRHYDVEWVILAGWMRLLTSVFIDAFPERIINIHPSLLPSFKGIHAVEQALASGVKITGCTAHIACLEMDSGPILMQAAVPVLPDDTAETLHARIQIQEHRILPLAIALAASSSKNPLTLTSLT, translated from the coding sequence ATGACCTTCCGCCCTGATTCTACCCCTAGCTTGGTTTCTCCCAGCATTAGCGATTGCCAGCAAGTCGCACCTTTAAAACTGGGAATTATGGCTTCTGGGAATGGCAGCAATTTTGATGTAGTTGCTCAAGCTATCCAAGATGGACAGCTAAATGCCCAAATTCAAGTTTTAATTTACAATAACCCCTCGGCGAAAGCAGCCGTCAGAGCAGCCAATAGAGGTGTAGAAGCTGTTTTGTTGAATCATCGCAACTATAAAATTCGAGAAGAGTTGGATGAGAAAATTGTGCAGACATTGCGACACTACGATGTGGAATGGGTGATTTTGGCGGGTTGGATGCGATTGTTAACCTCAGTTTTTATTGATGCCTTTCCTGAGAGGATTATTAATATCCATCCTAGTTTGTTACCTAGTTTCAAGGGAATCCATGCTGTAGAACAAGCTTTGGCATCTGGGGTAAAAATTACTGGTTGTACGGCACATATAGCTTGTTTAGAAATGGATAGCGGCCCAATTTTAATGCAAGCCGCAGTCCCAGTATTGCCAGATGATACAGCAGAAACACTCCATGCCAGGATTCAAATTCAGGAACATCGAATTTTACCATTAGCGATCGCTCTGGCAGCTTCTTCATCCAAAAATCCACTAACCTTAACGTCACTTACTTAA